The Gracilimonas sediminicola sequence TTTTCGGCGCTGGTTAAAAGCTGTCCGAACCACTTCTTTTATTTTTTCATCCGAAACCGAAAGCGGCTCCTTATCAAAAGTAAGTTTGATGACGGAACTGGTAACTTTGGGAGGCGGAGAAAAAGAATGTGCCGGTACATCAAACAATAACTCGGGCGTACAAAAAAGCTGGGTTTGCACACTCAGTATTCCATACTGTTTGGAGGAAGGGTCGGCCACCAGTCGTTCAGCCACCTCTTTTTGCATCATCAGCGTGGCCTCGGTAAAGAGCCGGCGGTGTTCCAACAGGTCAAATAAGATGGGAGACGTGATATAATAAGGCAGGTTACCAACCACAATATTCTTCTTATCCGGGTCTATCACTTCCTTCCAGTTCACTTTCAATATGTCATTTTGGTGAACCCTCAGGTCATCAAACTTCTCCTTCAATACTTCTACCGCCCGCTGATCGATCTCAATCGCATGCACGTCATCACATCCGGAGAGTAGCCATTTGGTTAAAGCTCCGGTACCGGGACCAATTTCAATAATCCGGTCACCTTTGCCTGCAGTTATGGCATCTATGATTTTGAAGATGATGGTGTTGTCAGTTAAAAAATGCTGACCCAGACTTTTCTTGGTTCTAAAAGACATTCAGTGGATTGACGATTGACGATTGACGATTGACGATTGACAGAAGGTTGGGTTTACTACGCCTAAAGTCAAAATTAAAATCTGTAGGAGTTTCTGATTCCTTTTCACTGCTCACTGACCGTTAGTCACTCGTCGCTGGTCGCTCGTCGTTCATAACATCGGATCACAGTAAAATGCAAAAAGATTTGTAAATTAACTGTCGCTTGGTATACTTCTAACTAAGTAAATTCTCATACAATCATCTTAATGAGCTTTCTTGAAAAAATCGGATTAGGCCAAAAGAAAAAAGAGCTTACCCCTCTTATTGGCGAGAAAAAGAAAAAAGAGCAGGAAAAGTACTCGCTGAAACGTAATCCATACATACGGATAGCGATTTTGCTGTTTTTTATTGCCATCACTGCTTTTTCTTTGCCGCAGAACCCCGTTAATTCTGGCTTAAATTATACCCCCGGCCAGCCATGGAGAAATCCAGATTTAACCGCCCCTTTTACCTTCGCACTTAATAAAACGGCTGAAGAACTGGAGCAGGAACGGCAGGAAATCCGCAATAAAACAGCACCTATCTTCCGGATTGATACCAGTGTCCCCATTACCATTCAGGCCCGAATTGATTCTATTTACCGGGATATTCAGCCCGTACTTGAAGCCTATGCTGACTGGCAAATTGCGGAGAAGAATGATATGCCTTCGGCTTATGATGACAGCGTGCGCTTTGCCCGGGAACTGAGCATCACCGACGTTGAGCTTACCGAACCCTCCTGGCAGGTGCTGTTTAACAGTTATGAACAGGTGCAAAGCCAAAATCTGCCTTCCAATCAGTTTGTGGGGGTATCGGTAAAGCAGCAGCTCGAGCAATTGATAGACCAGCTGATGAACCAGGGGATTATTAATAGGAATAAGGGCAACCTGGACACCGACAAAATCACTGTACGAAATACTCTTGAAAGCACCGAACAATCTATAGACCTGGCGAGAGTCAGAGACCTCCGGGAAGCCAACGAGTTTATGCAATTTCAGCTAAACCGTACCTTTGATGAGCAGCGAATGCGGCTTGCCATGGAGCTCTATAACAAAGTGATTATCCCAAATTATAAGTATAGTGAAGAAGACACCCAGGCCCGGCTGGAAGAAGCTCTCGCTACTATTTCTGAAACAAAGGGAGCCATTGCGCAAGGGCAGGTGATTATCCGTCGTGGTGACCTGGTAACTCCCGAACGAGCGAATATACTTAGAAGCCTTGCCGAAGCCCGTTCAGAAAATGCCACGAATATTGAAAAATGGGTGCGCTTTGCCGGACAGCTGGTCATCATTGTCGCCATCACCTTTGTTTTCTTTATGTATATCTATTTATACCGAAGAAACATCACTTCCGACAATGCCCTCTTTTTGCTGGTTTTTCTTACTATGGGTCTTGTTTCATTTGGCGCCGGCCTGGTCAACTATCTTGATATAGCCGACCCTTACATCATCCCCATTGCAATTGCACCTATTATATTGACCATCATTTTTGATTCCCGCGTGGGATTGGTCTCCTCCATCACCCTCGCCAGCTTATTGGGATTGGTAAACGGGAACAGCTTTGAGTTTGTGGTAGCTACTTTTGCTGCCTGTAGCCTGGGTGTATTTTCTGTTCGAGATATCAAAGATCGTTCTCAGTTTTTCTTCACCACCCCCGGCATTGTATTCATAACCTATATATTGGTGGTTGGCTCTTTTAATATTGCCACCCTAAGTGGCTGGGAGATGTTTGCTTCCGACCTGATGTACATTGCCATAAGCTCGGTATTCATTTTATTCACCTACCCGATCATCCTGCTCTTTGAAAAGCTTTTTGGCGTTACTACCGACTTCACCCTAATTGAGCTTGGGGATACCAACCAGCCGGTTCTTAAAGAGTTGATGAACAAAGCCCCCGGCACTTTCCATCACAGCCTGCAGGTTGCCAACCTTTCTGAAGCAGCCGCATCGGCCATTGGGGCAAACTCGCTCTTATGCCGTGTTGGAGCACTTTATCATGATATCGGTAAAATGGTGAAACCCGAATATTTCGTCGAAAACCAGACCAAGGGAGCAAACGAACACGACAAACTGAAACCCCAGATGAGTGCGATGGTCATAAAGGCGCACGTTAGTGAAGGGGTGAAAATGGCCGAGGAAGAAGATCTCCCGGAAATCATTATCGACTTTATCAAAACCCACCACGGTACTTCTATCATCCGGTATTTCTTCGAGAAAGCGAAAGAAGACGATGATATGAAGAGCATGCTTCAGGAAGACCAGTTTCGCTACGAAGGGCCTCTTCCCTCTACAAAAGAGACCGGTATTCTATTACTCGCTGATGGCATTGAAGCTGCTTCCAGGGCAATGAAGAACCCGACATACAGTAAGCTTGAAAACCTGGTAAACCGGATGGTAGATGACCGTGTATCAGAAGGTCAGCTTAGTCATTGCCCATTGACTTTCCGACACCTCCAGGTAATCAAAGAAACCTTCCTGAATATTTTGGTTGGCGTGTATCACAGTCGCGTGGAATATCCGGAGGATAAGGAGCGGGATAAAGAAGAGAAGGCCAAAGAAAAGGCAGCCGAAGCTGAAAGAGCCGGATCAGAAAACGGGTCAGAACAGGCAGAAGAACAAGAAGAAACCAGCGAATAAACGTGGCCTTCAAGCAGGAACTGGATTTATATCTGCAGTTTGTGAAGCTTGAAAAAGGCCTGACCGAAAACTCCGTAGTCTCCTACAAAAACGACCTTGAGCGATATTTTCGATATCTCACTTCTGAGAAAAAAATCAATGACCTTGCCGGCGTAACCCTTTCTCATATTGAAGACTTTCTCAATTTTTTGGTGGATGAAGAATTACTTTCAGCCAGCTCCCTGGCCCGGAATATTTCCAGCATTCGCGGGTTTCATGAATTTGCTGTGGTAGAAGGCATCACGAAAGCCAATCCGGCTGAACTGGTGGAGTTACCTAAAAAAGCATCCAAGCTACCTGAAGTATTAGACCGGGATGAAATTGACGCCATCCTCGAAACCCCAGATTTGACCACCCCGGCCGGCATTCGCGACAAAGCCATCCTTGAAACTTTATACGGAACAGGTATGAGGGTGAGCGAGCTAACCGGACTCGAACAAGATCGCCTGATCTTCGAAATTGGGTTTATTCGTGTGATTGGAAAAGGAAACAAGGAGCGGCTTGTTCCGGTGGGAGAAATTGCCCAGGATGCCATATCGCACTACACCGAGCATGTGCGCCCACAGTTCTTTAACCCGGAGAAGGCTCACAAAGCCAAGAATAAAGTATTTCTGAGTATGCGGGGAAGCGCCCTTTCGAGGATGAGTATCTGGAATATCGTTCAGAAAGCAGCGGAAAAAGCTGAAATCAAGAAAAACGTGTATCCACATATTTTTCGCCATTCATTCGCCACTCACCTGCTGGAAGGCGGTGCCGATTTAAGAGCCGTGCAGGAAATGCTGGGACACTCCTCCATCCTGACTACTGAAATCTATACCCACATAGACCGATCATTTCTACACCAGGTTCATAAGGAATTTCACCCGCGGGCGTGATGGTTGTTACTTGTTAACAGAAAGAGAAACTAAGCACAACAGCCTTTTTTTGATTTAGGTAATAAATTCCGGTCTGATTATATTTTTATTAGTTCTGATTACCTGACTCACCCTTAATTAATCAAGTGAGTTATTCATGGTGCATTCAAGAAGCTTTATAGTATTTCTTTGCGGTCTGTTCTTCTTTACAAGCTGCAAAAAAGATCCGGCAGGTCCCGGTACTGTAAAAGAATTTGGGCTGGAATCTCCTTTCTACACTTTCCCGGCTTCTCACAGTTTCTATTACGGCACCCTTCTATGGCCTGAAGATGGAACGGCTTTCTGGTACGGTGGTCATGGCCTGTATGGAATTTCCGTTCCGGATGGTAATGCAACAAATACAGATAATCAGCCCGGTTATTACGCTGCTTATGAACCTGATTCTGAAACAATTTATTACCTCCCTACAGAATGCCTGTCGGGTTGCACTGCTCCTGTTTTCAAGGTCAATATTGACGGAGGGACCCCGGAAAGAATTCCCGATCTTGAAATACAGGTTTCAGGAGGTAGCCCGATTATTCCTGTATCATCAAATCAGCTTTTATTTGTGAAATTAGATCCACAATCTTCCGTTCTTTCTACCTACCTGTATGATCAAGCCTCAGGAGATAGTACCCGGCTTGCTGAAGGCATCCCAGAAACATTATCCCCCAACCGCTCAGAAGTGTTGGTTTACCAGCCGGATGAAACGGTGCATACCGAAGAAGAGGATATCTACCAGCTTGCTTTTGTCTCTTTGGATGGAACAATTAATGATACCTGGCAACTTTACAGCAACTCTTCTGCCCACCTGCCGCTCTATCCTCCCCTTTGGGATTTAAACGGAATCCGGATCCTCTACATAAAACGGGATTTTGACAATAACGCCCGGGTTTCGCTTTGGCTTAACCACTATCCCGACTCCCAGGAAGAAAAGCTTTGGGAAACTTCAGGCGGACCCGAAAAAACCATTGAAGGGCCTTTTCGCTGGTCGGATGACAACACCCGGCTTGCCTTTTGGGAACGTACGTGTCTCAAAGCGACCCTTTATAGCTGCGATGGCGGTTATCAGTGGACGCTCTGGGTGTATGATACTATGAAGGGGGAAGCGACAAAACAGGTTGTAGACAATTCCGATGAGACAAATATTGCCCGAGATCAGAGGTTCTCTTCGGATGGATCTCAGCTGCTTCTTCTCTATGATCGATCGTTGTACCTTAAAGATGTAAATTAAAGTTCCTCCTTTTGGCAGTAACGACATACTCGTTCCGAACGCCTCGTTCGGAACGCCTGCCGGAAGCTCCTGCTTCCAAATATCGAAGGGCCAAACTCCTTTACTTGTAAACTGGAAAGATTACGTGTCAGTATTACCTGTGAGATACATAGACAGGTATTTCGATTGACAAACAAGTCGTTAACGATAAAGAGCACTTATTTCAATCGGTAACGACTGACCTGTTGATCAAACTCAGATCCTGAAATACGATATCCCAATCTCTTTAATAAATTTACATTCTTTTCGTTCCGCATTAAGCCTTAGTTCTGTTATTTTAAAACGGAAATTCTAAAACAAGACCTGATACATGACTTACAACGTACGTTTGCTCCTTCTTCTGCTCACTGTTGTTTTCACCTCTCATTCGTTATCGGCCCAGGTTCTCAATTCCAAGACCTACGAGAACGGCCTTGTGGTTACCGCTGATAAATACGCCTCAGAAATAGGAAAAGAGATTTTAATGAAAGGCGGAAATGCAGTTGATGCTGCTGTGGCCGTTCAGTTTGCACTGGCGGTTACTTTACCGAGGGCCGGGAATATCGGAGGCGGCGGGTTTATGGTTGTTCACCTGGCAAATGGCGAAACAGCAGCTCTGGATTTTCGGGAAAAAGCGCCCCAAAAAGCTGCGCGAGACATGTATATCCGGAATGGGCAATTTAAATCAGATTTAAGCTGGGAAGGAATTTTAGCCGTGGGCGTTCCCGGTACCGTTGATGGAATGATCAAAGCCCTGGAACGATATGGACGCATGCCACTGGATGTGGTCATTCAACCAGCCATTAAGCTGGCTCGGGAAGGATACTCGCTTTCTTATTCGCAAGCTGAGGATCTCAATAATCACAAGGATACCTTTCTGAAATACCAGGCATCAAGCAACTATTTCACCACTGGTGATACAACTTTCTTTAAAGAAGGCGATGTATTTGTACAGACAGACTTAGCAGAAACTCTGGAACGCGTTTCCCGGTTTGGCCGTGAAGGGTTCTATTCGGGACCGGTTGCCGATGCCATCGTAAATGAAATGGAGCGATATCGCGGACTAATCACCTATCGTGACCTGCGGAATTATGAAAGTAAATGGCGTGAGCCGATTGTAGCCGAATACCTTGGGTATAAACTGCATATTATGCCTCCTCCCAGCAGCGGTAGCGTGGCGATAGCCCAAATTCTGGAAATGATTGATGATTATCCGCTGGCCGAAATGGGCCATAATTCCGCCGATTATGTGCATGTACTGGCCGAAGCGATGCGCCGGGCTTTTGCGGACCGCTCGTATTACCTCGGCGACCCGGATTTCGTTGATATACCAATAGAAGAAATGACCGGTGAAAGTTATAACGACCGTCGTGTGAACAGTTTCTCAATGGATTCTGCGACCGCTTCAAGTACCCTATCCCACGGACAAATTCAGGGATACTCAGAATCCATGGAAACCACTCACTTTTCCATAATTGATAAAGATGGGAATGCGGTTGCCGTAACTACCACACTTAATGGTTCATTCGGAAGTCATGTTTCGGTAACCAACGCCGGTTTTTTACTTAACAACGAAATGGATGACTTCTCCGCTCAGCCCGGAGAACCGAATGCCTACGGACTTATAGGAGCTGAAGCCAATGCTATTGAACCCGGCAAGAGAATGCTCAGCAGCATGACTCCCACCATTGTAACCAAAGATGGCAAAGTGGATATGGTACTCGGAGCCGCCGGAGGCCCGAGAATTATTACAGCCACCCTGCAGAGTTTTTTAAACCGTGCTATATTTGGAATGAGGGCTCAGCAGGCAACATCAGCAGCTCGCTTCCATCACCAATGGCTGCCGGATGTGTTGATGCCCGGACAGTTTGGGTTGAGTCCCGATACAAAAAGACTGTTGGAAGCCAAAGGGCACAAGATATTTGAAATACCCAATGTAGGCCGAACCCATAACATTTTTGTGGACCAAAACGGCAACCTCAGCGCCGGCGTTGATCCCCGCGGAGACGGCTGGGCTTCCGGTTACTGATTTTTTATGATGGAACGCTGATAAAACAGATTGGGCAGAATTTCACGGATTTAAGTTAAATGCCTGAAATTTATTAGATATTGGTGGTTTTTATATATTCAGAAGTATTAATCACGGAATGCCTTTATGCTTCATGAAGAATTAACTGAAAAAATCATTGAGTCTTTCTACCTGGTTTACAACAAGCTGGGTTATGGGTTTTTAGAAAGTGTATATGAGAATGCTCTGTTGATTGAGTTAAAAAGACAAGGGTTGAATGTAGTAAATCAAGTGCCTATTGAAGTACAATATAGGAATCAAAAAGTTGGTACTTTCTTTGCAGATGTTTTAGTAGAAGAGAAGGTTATTTTAGAACTGAAATCATCCAGAAAACTATTGCAAGAACATGAATTTCAGTTAATCAATTACCTGAGAGCGACTAATATTGAAGTCGGACTTCTTTTTAATTTTGGAAAGAAACCCGAGTTCAAACGAAAAATATTTTCAAACAAATCTTAAGTACATTTTTAACCGCGAAGATCAGCTCAATCGAGTTCATCCGTGTTCCATTTAAAAAGCCAAGATAAGTAATGCAACAAAACTACCAATCAATTACCTGGCAAGACGATCACTTAGTAATTTTGGACCAAACTCAGCTGCCGCTGCGTGAAATATATTCTGATGTGAATACCATCGGGCAGGTTTGGGATGCCATCAAAAAGCTGAAAGTGCGCGGAGCACCGGCTATCGGAATTGCCGGAGCTTATGGATTATATCTTGGCGTCAGAGATTTGGAATCGAAGAACTTTACCAGCTTCAATGTAGAACTGAATCGCTGGATTGAATACCTGAAGTCGTCCCGCCCAACAGCGGTTAACCTGAGCTGGGCCCTGGAGCGGATCAATCAAACCGTGTATGCCAATAAAGACAAAGACCTTGAAGAGATTAAGGAAATCATCCTCAAGACGGCCAAGACCATTCACGATGAGGATAAACGTGTTTGTAAAAAGATTGGGGAGAACGGGGCTGAATTGGTTGAAAAAGGCTGGAATATCCTCACCCATTGCAACACAGGAGGATTAGCAACTGGAGCCTATGGAACGGCATTGTCGGTAATTTTGCACGCCGATGACGACGATAAAGACATCCATGTTTGGGTGGACGAAACGCGTCCGCTCTTACAGGGGGCACGGCTTACCGCCTGGGAACTTAAACAGGCAGAGATCCCCTTCCATATGATTACAGATTCCATGGCCGGCTCATTAATGAAACAAGGCAAAGTGGATATGGTGGTTGTAGGGGCCGACCGGGTGACAGC is a genomic window containing:
- the rsmA gene encoding 16S rRNA (adenine(1518)-N(6)/adenine(1519)-N(6))-dimethyltransferase RsmA, with the translated sequence MSFRTKKSLGQHFLTDNTIIFKIIDAITAGKGDRIIEIGPGTGALTKWLLSGCDDVHAIEIDQRAVEVLKEKFDDLRVHQNDILKVNWKEVIDPDKKNIVVGNLPYYITSPILFDLLEHRRLFTEATLMMQKEVAERLVADPSSKQYGILSVQTQLFCTPELLFDVPAHSFSPPPKVTSSVIKLTFDKEPLSVSDEKIKEVVRTAFNQRRKKLSNSLKPVLGDYQPDGFNFDDRADHWSPETYAKLAEHLEQSDNLS
- a CDS encoding HD family phosphohydrolase, which gives rise to MSFLEKIGLGQKKKELTPLIGEKKKKEQEKYSLKRNPYIRIAILLFFIAITAFSLPQNPVNSGLNYTPGQPWRNPDLTAPFTFALNKTAEELEQERQEIRNKTAPIFRIDTSVPITIQARIDSIYRDIQPVLEAYADWQIAEKNDMPSAYDDSVRFARELSITDVELTEPSWQVLFNSYEQVQSQNLPSNQFVGVSVKQQLEQLIDQLMNQGIINRNKGNLDTDKITVRNTLESTEQSIDLARVRDLREANEFMQFQLNRTFDEQRMRLAMELYNKVIIPNYKYSEEDTQARLEEALATISETKGAIAQGQVIIRRGDLVTPERANILRSLAEARSENATNIEKWVRFAGQLVIIVAITFVFFMYIYLYRRNITSDNALFLLVFLTMGLVSFGAGLVNYLDIADPYIIPIAIAPIILTIIFDSRVGLVSSITLASLLGLVNGNSFEFVVATFAACSLGVFSVRDIKDRSQFFFTTPGIVFITYILVVGSFNIATLSGWEMFASDLMYIAISSVFILFTYPIILLFEKLFGVTTDFTLIELGDTNQPVLKELMNKAPGTFHHSLQVANLSEAAASAIGANSLLCRVGALYHDIGKMVKPEYFVENQTKGANEHDKLKPQMSAMVIKAHVSEGVKMAEEEDLPEIIIDFIKTHHGTSIIRYFFEKAKEDDDMKSMLQEDQFRYEGPLPSTKETGILLLADGIEAASRAMKNPTYSKLENLVNRMVDDRVSEGQLSHCPLTFRHLQVIKETFLNILVGVYHSRVEYPEDKERDKEEKAKEKAAEAERAGSENGSEQAEEQEETSE
- the xerD gene encoding site-specific tyrosine recombinase XerD, yielding MAFKQELDLYLQFVKLEKGLTENSVVSYKNDLERYFRYLTSEKKINDLAGVTLSHIEDFLNFLVDEELLSASSLARNISSIRGFHEFAVVEGITKANPAELVELPKKASKLPEVLDRDEIDAILETPDLTTPAGIRDKAILETLYGTGMRVSELTGLEQDRLIFEIGFIRVIGKGNKERLVPVGEIAQDAISHYTEHVRPQFFNPEKAHKAKNKVFLSMRGSALSRMSIWNIVQKAAEKAEIKKNVYPHIFRHSFATHLLEGGADLRAVQEMLGHSSILTTEIYTHIDRSFLHQVHKEFHPRA
- the ggt gene encoding gamma-glutamyltransferase, whose amino-acid sequence is MTYNVRLLLLLLTVVFTSHSLSAQVLNSKTYENGLVVTADKYASEIGKEILMKGGNAVDAAVAVQFALAVTLPRAGNIGGGGFMVVHLANGETAALDFREKAPQKAARDMYIRNGQFKSDLSWEGILAVGVPGTVDGMIKALERYGRMPLDVVIQPAIKLAREGYSLSYSQAEDLNNHKDTFLKYQASSNYFTTGDTTFFKEGDVFVQTDLAETLERVSRFGREGFYSGPVADAIVNEMERYRGLITYRDLRNYESKWREPIVAEYLGYKLHIMPPPSSGSVAIAQILEMIDDYPLAEMGHNSADYVHVLAEAMRRAFADRSYYLGDPDFVDIPIEEMTGESYNDRRVNSFSMDSATASSTLSHGQIQGYSESMETTHFSIIDKDGNAVAVTTTLNGSFGSHVSVTNAGFLLNNEMDDFSAQPGEPNAYGLIGAEANAIEPGKRMLSSMTPTIVTKDGKVDMVLGAAGGPRIITATLQSFLNRAIFGMRAQQATSAARFHHQWLPDVLMPGQFGLSPDTKRLLEAKGHKIFEIPNVGRTHNIFVDQNGNLSAGVDPRGDGWASGY
- a CDS encoding GxxExxY protein produces the protein MLHEELTEKIIESFYLVYNKLGYGFLESVYENALLIELKRQGLNVVNQVPIEVQYRNQKVGTFFADVLVEEKVILELKSSRKLLQEHEFQLINYLRATNIEVGLLFNFGKKPEFKRKIFSNKS
- the mtnA gene encoding S-methyl-5-thioribose-1-phosphate isomerase; the encoded protein is MQQNYQSITWQDDHLVILDQTQLPLREIYSDVNTIGQVWDAIKKLKVRGAPAIGIAGAYGLYLGVRDLESKNFTSFNVELNRWIEYLKSSRPTAVNLSWALERINQTVYANKDKDLEEIKEIILKTAKTIHDEDKRVCKKIGENGAELVEKGWNILTHCNTGGLATGAYGTALSVILHADDDDKDIHVWVDETRPLLQGARLTAWELKQAEIPFHMITDSMAGSLMKQGKVDMVVVGADRVTANGDTANKIGTYSLAVLAKENEIPFYVALPLSTFDLETDTGDEIEIEEREPEEVTHLAKTPITPKKTDAYNPAFDVTPNKYITGFITEKGIVEPDFKKNIKKLFEK